From one Simplicispira suum genomic stretch:
- a CDS encoding cupin domain-containing protein produces MKSRYVISSEDANPYSPANHTGTSNQRVISRETVGAKYVEVLIGTIEKGHGALRHLHPNLEQASYLLQGEGLAEFNGVEEMARPGRWMLTPEGAPHRFTVTSEIPVKVLVVYAPPYAENPRAAVNCEDAPAALDEAGLGVRDDALRNASKPFAPKHSDGVHFSYALDLPEGTARHMAIFDARFDSGARVSSHTLEKMEQVIFLRKGSLAGSIAGDEFQAREGDWIFFPDGAPHEYSVSSANGAEAFVIHAFSFH; encoded by the coding sequence ATGAAATCTCGCTACGTTATATCGTCAGAAGACGCCAATCCTTATTCTCCAGCCAACCATACAGGTACCAGCAACCAGCGTGTGATAAGCCGGGAGACGGTGGGGGCCAAATATGTCGAAGTGCTGATAGGCACCATTGAGAAAGGCCATGGCGCACTTCGGCATCTGCACCCGAACCTGGAGCAGGCCTCGTACCTGCTGCAAGGAGAGGGGCTGGCCGAATTCAATGGCGTAGAAGAGATGGCCAGGCCCGGCCGTTGGATGTTGACGCCCGAAGGTGCGCCCCATCGTTTCACCGTGACCAGCGAGATCCCTGTCAAGGTGCTCGTGGTCTATGCACCACCTTATGCGGAGAACCCCAGGGCTGCGGTCAACTGCGAAGACGCGCCTGCTGCGCTTGACGAAGCGGGACTGGGCGTACGAGACGACGCCTTGCGAAACGCCAGCAAGCCATTCGCACCCAAGCATTCCGACGGTGTCCATTTTTCCTATGCCTTGGACTTGCCTGAAGGCACAGCCAGGCACATGGCTATCTTCGACGCCCGCTTTGACAGCGGGGCAAGGGTATCGAGCCATACGCTCGAAAAAATGGAGCAGGTCATTTTTCTTCGCAAAGGTTCTCTGGCGGGATCTATTGCGGGAGATGAATTTCAGGCTCGGGAGGGCGATTGGATATTCTTTCCAGACGGCGCCCCCCATGAATATTCGGTTTCATCAGCAAATGGAGCCGAGGCTTTTGTCATCCACGCATTTTCATTCCATTAA
- a CDS encoding Bug family tripartite tricarboxylate transporter substrate binding protein, with protein sequence MTSFASTVRTARRNFVLAGISIAAMGFSVAQAADYPTKPIKLIVPFTAGSGTDLIARVISAGLQESLKTPVVVDNLPGASGQIAASAAAKAKPDGYSIFFTTNTTQAANPSLFKSLPYDPIKDFAPITLISETPFLLLVRKDMPVKNVKELVAWLKANPAEAAYGYGNSTGQVSGAAVMKAVGVNAIAVPYKGTPAAAADVIGGRLAFMFIDTAAAQAFMGPAGQLRPLAITSAARSPLAPDVPTLFEATGVEGLDLVSWLAVYAPAGTPAEIIATLKTAIHQTTSSPEFAERIKNLSSDLKNSSPEELGAYTKASIESWRTKIKAAGIQPQ encoded by the coding sequence ATGACTTCATTTGCTTCAACGGTTCGCACCGCCCGCAGAAACTTTGTTCTGGCCGGCATTTCCATCGCTGCCATGGGTTTTTCGGTCGCACAGGCCGCCGACTATCCCACCAAGCCGATCAAGCTCATCGTGCCCTTCACCGCCGGCAGCGGCACCGACCTCATTGCACGGGTGATCTCGGCGGGCCTGCAAGAGAGTCTCAAAACCCCTGTGGTGGTGGACAACCTGCCCGGAGCATCCGGCCAGATCGCAGCCTCTGCCGCAGCCAAGGCCAAGCCCGATGGCTACAGCATTTTCTTCACCACCAACACCACACAGGCGGCCAACCCCTCGCTGTTCAAGTCCCTCCCTTACGACCCCATCAAGGACTTTGCCCCCATCACGCTGATCAGCGAGACGCCGTTTTTGCTTCTGGTGCGCAAAGACATGCCGGTCAAGAACGTCAAGGAACTCGTGGCCTGGCTCAAGGCCAATCCGGCTGAAGCGGCCTATGGCTACGGGAACAGCACGGGACAAGTCTCCGGCGCAGCGGTGATGAAGGCGGTGGGGGTGAACGCCATTGCGGTGCCCTACAAGGGCACGCCAGCGGCTGCGGCCGACGTGATCGGAGGGCGCTTGGCGTTCATGTTCATCGATACCGCTGCCGCACAGGCCTTCATGGGCCCCGCCGGACAATTGCGCCCGCTGGCCATTACCTCGGCGGCGCGCAGCCCGCTGGCTCCCGATGTGCCTACGCTGTTTGAGGCCACGGGCGTGGAGGGGCTGGACCTGGTGTCCTGGTTGGCGGTCTACGCGCCTGCAGGCACCCCGGCAGAAATCATTGCCACGCTCAAGACGGCGATCCATCAGACCACCTCGTCGCCAGAGTTTGCCGAGCGGATCAAGAATTTGTCGAGCGACCTCAAGAACTCCTCGCCGGAAGAACTCGGCGCCTATACCAAGGCTTCGATCGAGAGCTGGAGAACCAAAATCAAGGCGGCCGGGATCCAGCCGCAGTAA
- a CDS encoding NADPH:quinone oxidoreductase family protein, with product MNSIHLPDGQQVFVDAFGENPLEAVEQNMRIVSVRAPDPAALKPHEIILRIQSASVNRVDLLMASGQYQKMPSPPYTPGLEYSGRVVAMGSAVARVSLGDAVLVDGMQAGARSGGDYQAQGGYAPYAVLPETALHRIPEGLSFDEACCLLGNFETAYYALVQRAKLQAGETVLIHGASGSIGLAAVQVAKILGATVIATGRSDEKLAVVKAQGADHVLNTTAPAGETGVRRFRDEVKALSGGKGVHVVYDGVGGDTSLESMRCVRFGARFLIVAWTSTPDVAHGRGQRGAPRANQLPTNLMMMKGLDVLGCPTVISTENNPALRPPRLEQLMQWAATGRIRPRIANTYPLANFRDAMRATWHSQVPGTCVLHPWDDGKAKP from the coding sequence ATGAACTCCATCCATCTCCCTGACGGTCAGCAGGTTTTTGTTGATGCTTTCGGTGAAAACCCGCTGGAAGCAGTCGAGCAGAACATGCGCATCGTGTCGGTGCGGGCGCCCGATCCGGCAGCGCTCAAACCCCACGAAATCATTTTGCGTATCCAGAGTGCGTCGGTGAACCGGGTGGACTTGCTGATGGCGAGCGGCCAGTACCAGAAAATGCCCAGCCCGCCGTACACGCCGGGGCTGGAATACAGCGGCCGGGTGGTGGCCATGGGCAGCGCGGTTGCGCGCGTTTCCTTGGGCGACGCGGTGCTGGTGGACGGCATGCAGGCCGGTGCCCGCTCGGGTGGCGACTACCAGGCTCAAGGCGGCTACGCACCGTACGCCGTGCTGCCGGAAACCGCTCTGCATCGCATTCCCGAAGGTCTGTCGTTTGACGAGGCCTGCTGTTTGCTCGGAAATTTCGAAACTGCCTACTACGCCCTGGTGCAGCGCGCGAAGCTGCAGGCGGGCGAGACGGTATTGATCCATGGCGCGTCGGGCTCCATTGGCCTGGCTGCGGTACAGGTGGCGAAAATTCTGGGCGCTACGGTGATTGCCACCGGGCGCTCCGATGAAAAGCTCGCCGTCGTCAAGGCCCAGGGTGCCGACCATGTCCTCAATACCACCGCGCCAGCGGGCGAGACCGGCGTGCGGCGCTTTCGCGACGAAGTCAAGGCGCTGAGCGGCGGCAAGGGCGTGCACGTTGTCTATGACGGCGTGGGGGGTGATACCTCACTCGAAAGCATGCGCTGCGTGCGCTTTGGTGCGCGCTTTCTTATCGTCGCGTGGACTTCCACCCCCGATGTGGCCCACGGCCGTGGCCAGCGCGGTGCGCCGCGCGCCAACCAGTTGCCGACCAATCTGATGATGATGAAGGGCCTGGACGTGTTGGGCTGTCCGACGGTGATTTCGACGGAAAACAACCCTGCCTTGCGCCCGCCACGCCTTGAACAACTGATGCAGTGGGCTGCCACAGGTCGCATTCGTCCCCGAATTGCAAACACCTATCCCTTGGCGAATTTTCGTGACGCCATGCGCGCCACCTGGCATTCACAGGTACCGGGCACCTGCGTGCTGCACCCCTGGGACGATGGGAAGGCGAAGCCTTGA
- the kefC gene encoding glutathione-regulated potassium-efflux system protein KefC, whose protein sequence is MSHAPAWLSYSFLYLAAAVLTVPVARALGLGAIIGYLAAGIAIGPWGFGWVSNVQDILHFAEFGVVLMLFLVGLELQPTRLWSLRRPIFGLGSAQVLGCALLLCAAALLAGFSWRVALVGSLGLALSSTAIALQSLGERNQLRTSSGESAFSILLFQDIAAIPMLALVALLGTQSVQGQHTPASVALEVFKIVGVIAAIVLGGRLLLRPLLRWIARSRTPEIFTAAALLLVVGIAYLMVLVGLSMALGAFLAGVLLAESEFRRELETDIEPFKGLLLGLFFIAVGMSIDFGAMLRAPLLVALLLIGFVAIKSVVIYALARAVKIPYQERPVFTLLLAQGGEFAFVVFQAAAGAGALPGEMASLLIGAVALSMLCTPLLLVLLDRLVLPRYATTLRAPPEGEISEPQTAPVLIAGFGRYGQIVARVLLAQGIPATVLDHSVDILEVARTFGYRVFYGDATRLDLLRMAGAAQARVLVLAVDAPGPSLKIAALAREHFPHLKIVARARDLTHWNDLRDLGVTQVQRELFESSLLSARSVLEHMGLEENETDALLARFREHNIALADRMYPHHKDQARMIAVAREGRGQLAEQLAKEREERSLRSAAGMGYPGYGENEQALAADAAHEPENTRKIRP, encoded by the coding sequence ATGTCCCACGCCCCTGCTTGGCTCAGCTACTCCTTTCTCTACCTGGCGGCAGCCGTGCTCACTGTGCCGGTGGCGCGCGCCTTGGGACTGGGCGCCATCATTGGCTATCTGGCGGCTGGCATTGCCATCGGGCCCTGGGGCTTTGGCTGGGTGAGCAATGTGCAGGACATCCTGCATTTCGCCGAATTTGGCGTGGTCCTGATGCTGTTTCTGGTGGGTCTGGAACTGCAACCCACCCGCTTGTGGAGCCTGCGCCGGCCGATTTTTGGCCTGGGAAGCGCCCAGGTCTTGGGCTGCGCCCTGCTGCTGTGCGCAGCCGCCTTGCTGGCGGGGTTTTCGTGGCGGGTGGCGTTGGTGGGCAGCCTGGGGCTGGCGCTGTCGTCCACCGCCATCGCGCTGCAGTCTTTGGGCGAGCGCAACCAGCTGCGCACCAGCAGCGGCGAATCGGCCTTTTCCATTTTGCTGTTCCAGGACATCGCCGCCATCCCCATGCTGGCACTGGTGGCCCTGCTGGGTACGCAAAGCGTGCAAGGCCAGCACACGCCCGCCAGCGTGGCGCTGGAGGTTTTCAAGATCGTCGGCGTGATTGCCGCCATCGTGCTCGGCGGGCGCTTGCTGCTGCGCCCGCTCTTGCGCTGGATTGCGCGCAGCCGCACGCCAGAAATATTCACGGCAGCCGCGCTGCTGCTGGTCGTGGGGATTGCCTACCTGATGGTGCTGGTCGGCCTGTCGATGGCGCTGGGCGCATTTCTGGCCGGTGTGCTGCTGGCCGAAAGCGAATTCCGGCGCGAGCTGGAGACCGACATCGAGCCCTTCAAAGGCCTGCTGCTGGGCCTGTTCTTCATCGCCGTGGGCATGAGCATCGACTTTGGCGCCATGCTGCGCGCGCCGCTCTTGGTGGCTTTGCTGCTCATCGGCTTTGTGGCGATCAAGAGCGTGGTGATTTACGCGCTGGCGCGGGCCGTGAAGATCCCGTACCAGGAGCGGCCGGTATTCACGCTGCTGCTGGCGCAAGGCGGAGAATTCGCCTTCGTCGTCTTCCAGGCCGCTGCCGGTGCCGGCGCCTTGCCGGGCGAGATGGCGTCGCTGCTGATTGGCGCGGTGGCACTGTCGATGCTGTGCACGCCGCTCTTGCTGGTGCTGCTCGACCGTCTGGTGCTGCCGCGCTACGCCACCACGTTGCGTGCGCCGCCCGAGGGCGAAATCTCCGAGCCGCAGACGGCGCCGGTGCTCATCGCCGGATTCGGACGCTACGGGCAGATCGTGGCGCGCGTGCTGCTGGCCCAGGGCATTCCGGCCACGGTGCTGGACCACAGCGTAGACATCCTGGAAGTCGCGCGCACCTTTGGCTACCGCGTGTTCTATGGCGACGCCACGCGACTGGACCTGCTGCGCATGGCAGGCGCGGCGCAGGCGCGCGTGCTGGTGCTGGCAGTGGACGCACCGGGGCCATCGCTCAAGATCGCGGCGCTGGCACGCGAACACTTCCCGCACCTGAAAATCGTGGCGCGCGCCCGGGACCTCACGCACTGGAACGATCTGCGCGACCTGGGCGTCACCCAGGTGCAACGCGAGCTGTTCGAGTCCAGCCTGCTGAGCGCGCGCAGCGTGCTGGAACACATGGGCCTGGAAGAGAACGAGACCGACGCACTGCTGGCGCGCTTTCGCGAGCACAACATCGCGCTGGCCGACCGCATGTATCCGCACCACAAGGACCAGGCCCGCATGATCGCCGTGGCCCGCGAAGGCCGCGGCCAGCTGGCTGAACAACTGGCCAAGGAACGGGAAGAGCGCAGCCTGCGCAGCGCGGCAGGCATGGGCTACCCCGGCTACGGGGAGAACGAGCAAGCCCTTGCAGCAGACGCCGCGCACGAACCCGAAAATACCAGAAAAATCAGGCCCTAG
- a CDS encoding LysE family transporter: MDLSTWLAFVAATCLIALSPGSGAVLSMSHGLSYGVRKTTATIFGLQLGLVLLLLVAGAGVGSLLLASELAFGVVKVAGACYLIYVGWSQWRSGASASLVGTTVEPAGRWQRRFATGFLTNATNPKGIVFMVAVLPQFLTDARPLWLQLLVMAATSVVIDLTVMHGYALGASSLRRLMQSPRAQRNQNRVFGGVLMAVGAGLFFVRRGAQPT, encoded by the coding sequence ATGGATCTGTCTACCTGGCTTGCTTTTGTTGCTGCGACCTGCCTCATCGCCCTTTCGCCGGGCTCCGGCGCCGTGCTGTCCATGAGCCATGGCCTGTCCTACGGGGTGCGCAAAACCACCGCCACCATCTTCGGCCTGCAGCTGGGCCTGGTGCTGTTGCTGCTGGTGGCGGGGGCGGGCGTGGGCTCGCTCCTGCTGGCCTCGGAGCTGGCGTTTGGCGTGGTCAAGGTGGCTGGAGCCTGCTATCTGATCTACGTGGGCTGGAGCCAGTGGCGCTCGGGCGCCAGTGCTTCGCTGGTGGGCACCACCGTGGAGCCGGCAGGCCGCTGGCAGCGCCGTTTTGCCACCGGTTTTCTGACCAATGCCACCAACCCCAAGGGCATTGTCTTCATGGTGGCTGTGCTGCCCCAGTTCCTGACCGATGCGCGGCCGCTGTGGCTGCAACTGCTGGTGATGGCGGCAACCTCTGTGGTCATTGACCTGACCGTGATGCACGGTTACGCCCTGGGCGCCAGCAGCCTGCGCCGCCTGATGCAAAGCCCGCGCGCGCAGCGCAACCAGAACCGTGTATTCGGCGGGGTGTTGATGGCGGTGGGCGCGGGCCTGTTTTTTGTTCGCCGTGGTGCACAGCCCACCTGA
- a CDS encoding ParA family protein, whose translation MSVIVVANPKGGVGKSTLATNIAGYLASQGHPVLLGDADRQQSAKLWLGLRPAAARPIGSWDVSADVIARPPRGASHVVLDTPAGLAGWRLGDVLKLADRIVVPLQPSVFDIFATREFLDQLAAHRASANTPVGIVGMRVDPRTRAAEQLAHFVDSLNLPVLGTLRTTQNYLHLAAHGLTLFDVAPGRVARDLEQWQGICQWLDAE comes from the coding sequence ATGTCTGTGATCGTGGTTGCCAACCCCAAGGGCGGTGTCGGCAAGTCAACACTGGCCACCAACATCGCCGGCTACCTGGCCAGCCAGGGTCACCCGGTGCTGCTGGGCGACGCCGACCGCCAGCAGTCGGCCAAGCTGTGGCTGGGCCTGCGCCCAGCGGCGGCGCGGCCTATCGGCAGTTGGGACGTGAGCGCCGACGTCATTGCCCGCCCGCCGCGCGGCGCCAGCCATGTGGTGCTCGACACGCCGGCTGGGCTTGCAGGCTGGCGCTTGGGAGACGTGCTCAAGCTGGCCGACCGCATCGTGGTGCCGCTGCAGCCCAGCGTGTTCGACATTTTTGCCACCCGCGAATTTCTTGACCAGTTGGCCGCGCACCGGGCCAGTGCCAATACACCGGTGGGCATCGTCGGCATGCGCGTCGACCCGCGCACGCGCGCCGCAGAGCAACTGGCGCATTTCGTGGACAGCCTGAATCTGCCGGTGCTGGGCACTTTGCGCACGACGCAAAACTACCTGCACCTGGCCGCGCACGGGCTCACCTTGTTCGACGTGGCTCCAGGCCGCGTGGCGCGCGATCTGGAGCAGTGGCAGGGCATTTGCCAGTGGCTGGACGCGGAGTGA
- a CDS encoding MaoC family dehydratase — MKTFHSYSEVAACVGQEVSVTDWITITQEQVNQFAEATGDHQWIHVDPERARQGPFGVPIAHGFLTLSLIPRFFETGIAIEGARMGVNYGLNRVRFTAPVPVGSRLRARLQLQSTEPLPPDGLQMAWLVTVEREGSDKPVCVAESLSRNYGAAV; from the coding sequence ATGAAAACCTTTCATTCCTACTCCGAAGTCGCGGCCTGCGTGGGCCAGGAAGTCAGTGTGACCGACTGGATCACCATCACGCAGGAACAGGTGAACCAGTTTGCCGAAGCCACCGGCGACCACCAGTGGATCCATGTGGACCCCGAGCGCGCGCGCCAGGGCCCGTTTGGTGTGCCCATTGCGCATGGTTTTCTCACGCTCTCACTCATACCGCGTTTCTTCGAAACGGGCATTGCCATCGAAGGCGCGCGCATGGGGGTGAACTACGGCCTCAACCGCGTGCGTTTCACGGCGCCGGTGCCCGTGGGCAGCCGGCTGCGCGCGCGCCTGCAGCTGCAGTCGACCGAACCGCTGCCACCCGATGGCCTGCAAATGGCCTGGCTGGTGACGGTCGAGCGCGAGGGCAGCGACAAGCCGGTCTGCGTGGCCGAATCGCTGTCCCGCAACTACGGCGCAGCGGTATAG
- a CDS encoding LysR family transcriptional regulator translates to MDRLQAMRVFARVADEGGFAAAARALDMSPPVVTRVVAELEQHLNTRLLHRTTRKVAVTEAGDAYLQRVRSILSDIDDAEAAATASTRDLQGTVHVLAPAALATYFLAPLIPRWRERHPRLVLDLTTDHVATGRVDEFDVTFLVVPDDFDGNVVARKLFQGEAIVVASPGYLLRRGAPQQPQDLEAHDFLRDTGNGRRGVRKLCLKPLSGEGESHEVSLPVVLQSTSTDVLLRAVLDGTGVAVIPRLLAQRHLSAGALVHVLPEWILSRYTIYAALPTQRMLPARTRAFLDFVSEQTPEALAAQEI, encoded by the coding sequence ATGGACCGCCTGCAAGCCATGAGGGTGTTTGCCCGCGTCGCCGACGAAGGCGGCTTTGCCGCAGCGGCGCGCGCGCTCGATATGTCGCCCCCGGTGGTCACGCGCGTGGTGGCCGAACTGGAGCAGCACCTCAACACCCGCCTTTTGCACCGCACGACGCGCAAGGTGGCGGTCACCGAGGCTGGTGACGCCTACCTGCAGCGGGTGCGCAGCATCTTGAGCGACATCGACGATGCTGAAGCGGCCGCCACAGCGAGTACGCGCGATCTGCAGGGCACGGTGCATGTGCTGGCACCCGCCGCGCTTGCCACCTATTTTCTCGCGCCCCTGATTCCGCGCTGGCGCGAGCGCCATCCGCGGCTGGTGCTTGACCTCACCACCGACCATGTCGCCACAGGGCGCGTGGATGAGTTTGACGTCACTTTTCTCGTCGTGCCGGATGATTTCGACGGCAACGTGGTGGCGCGCAAGCTCTTTCAGGGCGAAGCGATTGTGGTTGCCTCGCCCGGCTATCTTCTGCGCCGGGGCGCGCCGCAGCAGCCGCAGGATCTGGAAGCGCACGACTTTCTGCGCGATACCGGCAATGGCCGGCGTGGGGTGCGCAAACTTTGCCTCAAGCCGCTGTCGGGTGAAGGGGAGAGCCACGAGGTGAGCTTGCCAGTGGTGCTTCAGTCGACCAGCACCGACGTGCTGCTGCGGGCTGTGCTCGACGGTACGGGCGTCGCCGTGATTCCGCGCCTACTGGCGCAGCGCCACCTGAGCGCCGGGGCCTTGGTGCATGTGTTGCCCGAGTGGATTCTTTCGCGCTACACCATCTACGCGGCCCTGCCCACGCAGCGCATGCTGCCGGCACGCACACGCGCCTTTCTTGATTTTGTGAGCGAACAAACGCCCGAAGCGCTGGCTGCGCAGGAAATCTGA
- the trmL gene encoding tRNA (uridine(34)/cytosine(34)/5-carboxymethylaminomethyluridine(34)-2'-O)-methyltransferase TrmL, with protein sequence MFHIVLVEPEIPPNTGNIIRLAANTGCTLHLIEPLGFSMEDRMLRRAGLDYHEFAQVQRHAGWTAFLRTVQPDLARMFALTTHATQSAFDTCFLPGDWLVFGAETRGLPPELRETFAPAQQVRLPMMAGQRSLNLSNAVAVTVFEAWRQNSFGAGAVESVPAELRA encoded by the coding sequence ATGTTTCATATCGTTCTCGTTGAGCCCGAGATTCCGCCAAACACGGGCAACATCATCCGCCTGGCGGCTAACACGGGCTGCACTCTGCACTTGATCGAGCCACTTGGTTTTTCCATGGAAGACCGCATGCTTCGGCGTGCCGGGCTGGATTACCATGAGTTCGCGCAGGTGCAGCGGCATGCGGGGTGGACGGCGTTTCTGCGCACCGTGCAACCGGATCTGGCGCGCATGTTTGCCCTGACTACGCACGCCACGCAAAGCGCATTCGACACCTGCTTTCTTCCGGGCGACTGGCTGGTTTTCGGGGCCGAAACGCGTGGGTTGCCACCCGAGCTGCGCGAAACCTTTGCTCCCGCACAGCAGGTTCGCCTGCCGATGATGGCGGGGCAGCGCAGTCTCAACCTGTCCAACGCGGTAGCGGTCACGGTCTTTGAGGCCTGGCGGCAAAACAGCTTTGGTGCGGGTGCTGTCGAGAGTGTGCCGGCGGAACTGCGCGCCTGA
- a CDS encoding ComF family protein, giving the protein MARRSLFAQPWSPLRTFSAWAARLPSQCAVCGGWPAQRLCEACIARFAQPRPRCSTCALPLAGGARQCGHCLRHPPLLDACIAALDYAYPWAGVLAQFKFRGDPAWAAPLARLMRSTPWAEPAIDAADWLIPVPLSPTRLGERGFNQAERLAHALCAQKASPRLLLRLHSGADQHTLSRAQRLHNLQGAFAVDPLRVDALRGRRAVLVDDVMTTGATLHAAAQVLRQAGVTHLTALVLARAPQSGQ; this is encoded by the coding sequence ATGGCACGCCGCAGCCTCTTTGCCCAACCCTGGAGTCCCTTGCGCACGTTCAGCGCCTGGGCAGCGCGCCTGCCCAGCCAGTGCGCCGTGTGTGGCGGCTGGCCGGCGCAGCGTTTGTGTGAGGCCTGCATCGCGCGTTTTGCGCAGCCGCGCCCGCGCTGCAGCACCTGCGCCCTGCCGCTGGCCGGGGGCGCACGTCAGTGTGGCCATTGCCTGCGACATCCTCCCTTGCTCGACGCCTGCATTGCGGCGCTCGACTACGCCTACCCCTGGGCTGGGGTGCTGGCGCAGTTCAAGTTTCGTGGCGACCCGGCCTGGGCAGCACCATTGGCAAGGTTGATGCGCAGCACGCCTTGGGCAGAACCGGCCATCGATGCCGCCGACTGGCTGATTCCGGTGCCGCTCTCACCCACCCGCCTGGGCGAGCGGGGTTTCAACCAGGCCGAGCGCCTGGCGCACGCGCTCTGTGCGCAGAAAGCCTCACCGCGCCTGCTGCTGCGCCTGCATTCCGGTGCTGACCAGCATACCTTGAGCCGCGCGCAGCGCCTGCACAACCTGCAAGGCGCTTTCGCTGTGGACCCGCTGCGCGTCGATGCACTGCGCGGCCGGCGCGCGGTGCTGGTGGACGATGTGATGACGACCGGCGCGACGCTGCACGCGGCGGCCCAGGTGCTGCGACAGGCCGGCGTCACGCACCTGACTGCGCTGGTTCTCGCACGGGCCCCGCAGTCTGGGCAATAG
- a CDS encoding biotin synthase: MASDLPPTIDPVAAARWHERAPALSPWLHEEVARRMEQRLGWIREAPRAWCHWDPVRGGLEAHALLRQRYPDVPCLVNETARHRQAAAHEALAPAWWSTERWGRGAVTFGAPQKGSVQMLWANMLLHSEADPRALIGAWQRALDVDGYLMFSCFGPDTLRELRAVYQKQGWPEPAHAFTDMHDWGDMLIEAGFAEPVMDMERITLSFATPERLLQELRELGSNLHPARHPALRGRRWHRTLCQALATDLALPDADGQLALSFEIVYGHAFKPVPRVPVAAHSAVSLDEMRSLLKSKVPRT; the protein is encoded by the coding sequence ATGGCTTCCGATCTACCTCCCACTATTGACCCCGTAGCCGCCGCGCGCTGGCATGAGCGCGCTCCAGCCCTTTCACCCTGGTTGCACGAGGAGGTGGCGCGGCGCATGGAGCAGCGTTTGGGCTGGATTCGCGAGGCGCCGCGCGCCTGGTGCCATTGGGACCCGGTGCGCGGCGGTCTGGAGGCCCACGCCTTGCTCCGCCAGCGCTACCCCGATGTGCCCTGCCTCGTCAACGAGACGGCCCGGCATCGGCAGGCCGCAGCCCACGAAGCGCTCGCGCCTGCCTGGTGGAGCACAGAGCGCTGGGGGCGGGGAGCGGTGACGTTTGGCGCGCCGCAGAAAGGCTCGGTACAAATGCTCTGGGCCAACATGCTGCTGCACAGCGAGGCCGACCCGCGTGCCTTGATCGGCGCCTGGCAGCGCGCGCTGGACGTCGATGGCTACCTGATGTTCAGCTGTTTTGGCCCCGACACGCTGCGCGAGTTGCGCGCCGTGTATCAGAAGCAAGGCTGGCCGGAGCCCGCCCACGCGTTCACCGACATGCACGACTGGGGCGACATGCTGATAGAAGCAGGTTTTGCAGAACCCGTGATGGACATGGAGCGCATCACGCTCAGTTTTGCGACGCCCGAGCGATTGCTGCAGGAGCTGCGCGAGCTGGGCAGCAACCTGCATCCGGCTCGGCATCCAGCGCTGCGTGGGCGGCGCTGGCATCGCACTTTGTGCCAGGCGCTGGCCACCGACCTCGCTTTGCCAGACGCCGATGGCCAACTCGCCTTGAGCTTCGAGATTGTGTATGGGCATGCCTTCAAGCCCGTGCCGCGCGTCCCGGTGGCTGCGCACAGTGCGGTTTCTCTGGACGAAATGCGCAGCTTGCTGAAAAGCAAGGTGCCACGAACATGA